Proteins encoded within one genomic window of Paramisgurnus dabryanus chromosome 13, PD_genome_1.1, whole genome shotgun sequence:
- the ensab gene encoding endosulfine alpha b — translation MSSDNQDTETHSEQMDETQESQDTNSNPVWTEEAKLKAKYPSLGQKPGGSDFLMKRLQKGQKYFDSGDYNMAKAKMKNKQLPAAAGPDKNIVTGDHIPTPQDLPQRKSSLVTSKLAG, via the exons ATGTCATCAGATAACCAGGACACGGAGACGCATTCGGAGCAGATGGACGAGACTCAG GAGTCACAGGACACAAACTCAAACCCTGTATGGACAGAGGAGGCCAAACTGAAAGCTAAGTATCCTAGCTTGGGTCAAAAGCCAGGTGGCTCTGACTTTCTGATGAAGAGACTGCAGAAAGGG CAAAAGTATTTTGACTCTGGTGATTACAACATGGCCAAGGCAAAGATGAAGAACAAACAGTTGCCTGCTGCTGCCGGTCCAGACAAGAACATCGTTACCGGGGATCACATTCCAACCCCACAAGACCTTCCTCAAAGAAAATCCTCATTGGTTACAAGTAAACTGGCCGGCTAA
- the hormad1 gene encoding HORMA domain-containing protein 1 isoform X1 yields MACEHKPCSVKSCQMLPDVVTTETQSLLLVKKLLAIAVSSITYLRGLFPEKAYGTKYVGGKCNTSYGQKATKILTHQWQECVCFPELKVLILREQSCPGAQQIVHWLQGCFDALQQRYLRMVILSIYCDPENPQKVTECYQFKIRYTEKGPQIDFESKNGQSLTTMAGDDTQKSCMLLVRKLYMLMQNLGPLPDNVCLSMKLLYYDQVTPQEYQPPGFKEDDSGTLVFERESIKLTMGQVDTPFHSLRLNVTTERKRLESVDDDVEVCGSTKWLLKFEDEAMSQTTVEQEDMTKKNVISDAGIENSESSQQAHTSNKEVLITNRKEKLQNSPQMDNLVKKTADLMRDARKSQSIRNIEPQISKFVFPLSQDPQPSAPKRRKFSVPK; encoded by the exons ATGGCATGTGAACATAAACCGTGCTCAGTTAAG AGCTGCCAGATGTTGCCAGATGTGGTGACAACAGAAACACAGTCTTTATTGCTTGTGAAGAAACTTCTAGCCATTGCTGTCTCAAGCATCACTTACCTGAGGGGTCTTTTTCCAGAAAAGGCCTATGGAACTAAATATGTTGGAGGTAAATGTAATACATCATATGGACAAAAAGCGACAAAAATCCTCACCCACCAATGGCaagagtgtgtgtgttttccaGAGCTTAAAGTGCTGATTTTGCGTGAACAAAGCTGCCCTGGTGCTCAACAGATTGTGCATTG GTTGCAGGGATGTTTCGATGCACTTCAACAAAGATAT CTGCGCATGGTTATTTTATCA ATTTACTGTGACCCAGAAAATCCACAG AAAGTAACTGAATGTTACCAGTTTAAAATCAGATACACAGAGAAGGGACCGCAGATTGACTTTGAGAG CAAAAATGGTCAAAGTTTGACTACAATGGCCGGCGACGACACACAGAAATCTTGTATGCTGCTGGTGCGCAAACTTTACATGCTCATGCAAAATCTCGGCCCGCTCCCTGACAATGTCTGCCTCAGTATGAAACTCTTGTACTATGATCAGG TGACCCCTCAGGAGTATCAACCACCTGGCTTCAAAGAAGATGACAGTGGGACATTGGTATTTGAAAGGGAATCAATCAAACTGACCATGGGACAGGTGGATACACCTTTTCACAGCCTCAGACTGAATGTCACAACTGAGCGAAAGAGACTTGAGTCG GTGGATGATGATGTGGAAGTCTGCGGGAGTACCAAATGGCTTTTGAAGTTTGAGGATGAGGCGATGTCCCAGACCACCGTTGAGCAG GAGGACATGACAAAGAAGAATGTCATCAGTGATGCTGGCATTGAAAACTCAG AAAGCTCACAACAGGCTCACACAAGTAACAAAGAGGTTCTCATAACAAATAGAAAGGAAAAACTGCAGAATTCACCGCAG ATGGacaatctggtaaaaaaaactgctgaTCTTATGAGGGATGCCAGGAAAAGCCAGAGTATACGCAACATTGAACCTCAG ATCTCCAAGTTTGTGTTTCCATTAAGCCAGGATCCCCAGCCGTCAGCCCCGAAGAGGCGCAAATTCAGTGTACCCAAATAA
- the hormad1 gene encoding HORMA domain-containing protein 1 isoform X2 translates to MACEHKPCSVKSCQMLPDVVTTETQSLLLVKKLLAIAVSSITYLRGLFPEKAYGTKYVGELKVLILREQSCPGAQQIVHWLQGCFDALQQRYLRMVILSIYCDPENPQKVTECYQFKIRYTEKGPQIDFESKNGQSLTTMAGDDTQKSCMLLVRKLYMLMQNLGPLPDNVCLSMKLLYYDQVTPQEYQPPGFKEDDSGTLVFERESIKLTMGQVDTPFHSLRLNVTTERKRLESVDDDVEVCGSTKWLLKFEDEAMSQTTVEQEDMTKKNVISDAGIENSESSQQAHTSNKEVLITNRKEKLQNSPQMDNLVKKTADLMRDARKSQSIRNIEPQISKFVFPLSQDPQPSAPKRRKFSVPK, encoded by the exons ATGGCATGTGAACATAAACCGTGCTCAGTTAAG AGCTGCCAGATGTTGCCAGATGTGGTGACAACAGAAACACAGTCTTTATTGCTTGTGAAGAAACTTCTAGCCATTGCTGTCTCAAGCATCACTTACCTGAGGGGTCTTTTTCCAGAAAAGGCCTATGGAACTAAATATGTTGGAG AGCTTAAAGTGCTGATTTTGCGTGAACAAAGCTGCCCTGGTGCTCAACAGATTGTGCATTG GTTGCAGGGATGTTTCGATGCACTTCAACAAAGATAT CTGCGCATGGTTATTTTATCA ATTTACTGTGACCCAGAAAATCCACAG AAAGTAACTGAATGTTACCAGTTTAAAATCAGATACACAGAGAAGGGACCGCAGATTGACTTTGAGAG CAAAAATGGTCAAAGTTTGACTACAATGGCCGGCGACGACACACAGAAATCTTGTATGCTGCTGGTGCGCAAACTTTACATGCTCATGCAAAATCTCGGCCCGCTCCCTGACAATGTCTGCCTCAGTATGAAACTCTTGTACTATGATCAGG TGACCCCTCAGGAGTATCAACCACCTGGCTTCAAAGAAGATGACAGTGGGACATTGGTATTTGAAAGGGAATCAATCAAACTGACCATGGGACAGGTGGATACACCTTTTCACAGCCTCAGACTGAATGTCACAACTGAGCGAAAGAGACTTGAGTCG GTGGATGATGATGTGGAAGTCTGCGGGAGTACCAAATGGCTTTTGAAGTTTGAGGATGAGGCGATGTCCCAGACCACCGTTGAGCAG GAGGACATGACAAAGAAGAATGTCATCAGTGATGCTGGCATTGAAAACTCAG AAAGCTCACAACAGGCTCACACAAGTAACAAAGAGGTTCTCATAACAAATAGAAAGGAAAAACTGCAGAATTCACCGCAG ATGGacaatctggtaaaaaaaactgctgaTCTTATGAGGGATGCCAGGAAAAGCCAGAGTATACGCAACATTGAACCTCAG ATCTCCAAGTTTGTGTTTCCATTAAGCCAGGATCCCCAGCCGTCAGCCCCGAAGAGGCGCAAATTCAGTGTACCCAAATAA
- the mcl1b gene encoding induced myeloid leukemia cell differentiation protein Mcl-1b, which produces MIKMDHGGKVSNGNGFWPCIGITAFNASGIARKPLAIPANQNQLISCDLQGSVPSTPVSDCEEIDDYSALEMDTREIIDCFFKQFAGLSHSKCVKKQVVSTMKRVVDSLVLKHEITYNGMISRLNLDETDDMSFVTTVAKELFSDGITNWGRISSLLAFGAVLSKHLNDRGRSHCVSLVGERISSYLLTDQKDWLLRNKSWDGFVDFFHVPDTEAAVRNTLMAIGSVATFGAALAYLIR; this is translated from the exons ATGATCAAAATGGACCATGGAGGTAAAGTTTCCAACGGCAACGGATTTTGGCCATGCATCGGAATAACAGCTTTTAACGCGAGCGGGATTGCTCGCAAACCACTAGCAATACCAGCAAACCAGAACCAGCTTATAAGCTGCGACCTTCAGGGCTCAGTACCGTCCACGCCCGTTTCGGACTGCGAAGAAATCGATGACTATTCAGCCCTGGAGATGGATACGCGAGAAATTATTGACTGTTTCTTTAAACAATTTGCTGGACTTTCTCAttcaaaatgtgtgaaaaaacAGGTCGTTTCAACGATGAAGAGGGTCGTGGACAGTTTGGTTTTGAAGCACGAAATCACTTATAATG GTATGATTTCTCGTCTAAATCTGGATGAGACAGACGACATGAGCTTCGTCACGACAGTGGCAAAGGAGCTCTTCAGCGACGGCATCACAAACTGGGGTCGTATTTCCAGCCTGCTGGCGTTTGGGGCAGTTTTGTCTAAGCACCTGAACGACAGAGGGCGAAGTCACTGTGTGAGCTTGGTGGGTGAAAGGATCTCCTCTTATCTTCTCACAGACCAAAAAGACTGGTTGCTCAGAAACAAATCATGG GATGGCtttgtggatttttttcatgtccCAGATACAGAAGCAGCGGTGAGAAACACATTGATGGCCATTGGTAGTGTGGCTACTTTTGGAGCTGCACTTGCTTATTTGATACGGTGA